The bacterium genome contains the following window.
AAGGCTTACAAAAGGCTATTGAGTTTGCAAGTAAGCTTGCTACTCGAGGTTTTACAATTGTATCAGGTTATGCGAAAGGTATTGATACTTATGCTCATCTTGGTGCACTTAAAGGAAAGGGGAGAACGGTAATGGTGCTTCCGACAGGTGTACTCAATTTTGCCTTGCATAAAGAGCTCTATGGAGTGAGAGCAGAACTGTGGGAGCATGGTACAATTGTATCTGAATTCTTTCCAACAGCCGGTTGGACTACAGGGCAAGCAATGTTAAGAAATCGTATAATTAGTGGACTTGGAGATGCTACCCTTGTGATTGAGGCAGGCGAGAAGGGTGGTACAATAGCAACAGCAAAATGGGCAAAGGAACAAGGTAAACCGCTGTTTATATCAAGTCCAGCAGATAATAAGAGTAGCAAAGAAATAATTGGGCTTGGTGCTAAATTAGTAGAAAGCCCTGAAGATGTTTTAAGGGAACTAACCAGTTTTTCGGTCTCATTTTAATCCACTGCAACGCCGCCCTCGCGCCACCCCCGCACCGCCCATTTTCGGACAAAAAATTAGTGATATATGCTAGCGAGATTTAAAACTTGACTTTTTTGATGGCGTAGTATATTTTATACAATAGAATGAAGTTGAGAATTTACACAGATACTTCAGTAATTGGAGGCTGCTTGGATGAAGTGTTCAAAGATGCGTCTTTAAAACTGATTGATAAATTTAAACGGGGCGAAATGATACCAGTAATATCTGAGCTCACCACACTTGAGTTGAGAGATGCACCTAAGGAAGTTCAGAATATATTTAAGGAAATACCCGAAGAGAATATAGAATATGTGGAGTTAACAGAAGAGGCAGTGAATCTTGCCCATAAATATATATCTGAGGAAGTAGTAGTGAAGGATGAATTAGTGGATGCCGAACACATAGCAATTGCAACAATAAGCCGTGTAGATGTAGTAGTAAGTTGGAACTTTAAGCATATTGTTAACTTAAATAGAATACGCGGCTTTAATGCAATAAACTTAAAAATGGGCTATCCTTTATTAGAAATAAGAAGCCCTTGGGAGGTGATGGTTTATGAAGGGTGAAAGGAAATTTGATGCTGTAAAAATGATGCGTGAAATTAGAGATAAGTTGAGTAAAGAGTTTATGAATATGAGCTATGATGAGCAAAAGAGATATATAAAGGAAAGAGTTGAATTTAAGGCAAGACAGGTAAATGAATCCTCATCCGCCTTAATTTCAAAATGAAGTTGAATTTAGGCTATATTGAGGTATGAAAATACAATCTTTCATTACGGAAATTGTGTTTCGTACAGTTGGGCTCTGTCCTATAGAAAAATGTGCATAGCAACAGCAAAGTGGGCAAAGGAGCAAGGTAAACCGCTGTTTATATCAAGTCCAGCAGATACTAAGAGTGGCAAAGAAATAATTGGGCTTGGTGCTAAATCAGTAGAAAGCCCTGAAGATGTCTTTTAAACTGACACCCCGGTTCTCCTTGGGTTGCTCATTGTATAATTATATTAACAGTATTTTTATTCAGACCTGACACCATTTACCTTTGTGGTGCGCGGACAAGGAAGCAAAAAAATTTATAAAATTACAATTGAATAGGATTGTGCAAAGAATCTTTTTAATAATAGTTTCTACTTTAGGATTACCTGTGTCTATTAGCTGGGGAGACCTTGAAGAATTGGGGTCAATTGTGGGTGATTATCAAGATGTGGTAGTAGGTGATTACGCTTATTGTCTTGGCGATTCAGCACTAAAAATTATAGATATTTCAGACCCCACACACCCTATTATTGTAGGAAATTTACCTTTATCCAGCACAATTGGAGTTGACTGGAATCTTTTCATCAAGCAAAACTATGCTTATATTGCCAATGGTGATTTACAAATTGTAGATATTTCACATCCTACAAATCCCGTGCTTATTCTTTCTCAAGCCGTTATTT
Protein-coding sequences here:
- a CDS encoding DNA-processing protein DprA, with translation MMKLNYWLLLHSIPGIGAATFNKLLERFGEPNRIIQAKREELMCIPRLSPRLVNSILSIRRGGVTPPLHYIQDMDKILVELNKRQFKMITRYNEDYPSRLRGIKNSPPIIYVYGKLDMPKTIAIVGTRQASFQGLQKAIEFASKLATRGFTIVSGYAKGIDTYAHLGALKGKGRTVMVLPTGVLNFALHKELYGVRAELWEHGTIVSEFFPTAGWTTGQAMLRNRIISGLGDATLVIEAGEKGGTIATAKWAKEQGKPLFISSPADNKSSKEIIGLGAKLVESPEDVLRELTSFSVSF
- a CDS encoding PIN domain protein — encoded protein: MKLRIYTDTSVIGGCLDEVFKDASLKLIDKFKRGEMIPVISELTTLELRDAPKEVQNIFKEIPEENIEYVELTEEAVNLAHKYISEEVVVKDELVDAEHIAIATISRVDVVVSWNFKHIVNLNRIRGFNAINLKMGYPLLEIRSPWEVMVYEG